A genomic region of Vicinamibacteria bacterium contains the following coding sequences:
- a CDS encoding Zn-ribbon domain-containing OB-fold protein, protein MDLPRYHRLRSAYYRLEGQRCAACGKVQFPPRASCRTCRERHLEPYRLSGRGTVFSHAEVAQAPRGFAAPYVVALVRLEEGLLVTAQLTDVEAPDVSIGLPVEMVTRRLQEHGPQGYLVYGYKFRPVLTRRPS, encoded by the coding sequence ATGGATCTGCCCCGCTACCACCGCCTGCGCTCCGCCTACTACCGGCTGGAGGGACAGCGCTGCGCGGCCTGCGGCAAGGTGCAGTTCCCCCCCCGCGCCTCCTGCCGGACGTGCCGGGAGCGCCACCTCGAGCCCTACCGGCTGTCCGGGCGGGGGACGGTCTTCTCCCACGCCGAGGTCGCGCAGGCCCCGCGCGGCTTTGCCGCTCCTTACGTGGTCGCCCTCGTCCGCCTCGAGGAGGGGCTGCTCGTCACCGCCCAGCTCACGGACGTGGAAGCCCCCGACGTCTCCATCGGGCTCCCGGTGGAGATGGTGACGCGTCGCCTGCAGGAGCACGGCCCCCAGGGGTACCTCGTCTACGGCTACAAGTTCCGGCCCGTCCTAACCCGGAGGCCCTCTTGA